One genomic region from Drosophila subpulchrella strain 33 F10 #4 breed RU33 chromosome 2R, RU_Dsub_v1.1 Primary Assembly, whole genome shotgun sequence encodes:
- the LOC119549920 gene encoding uncharacterized protein LOC119549920 isoform X2, which translates to MFVPETEDMLPRSAPRPSAAVPMGHNNEIVRPTVPEVSILFGQPPQDQQTQMQQQQQPQLEPSPRAPPTFASWKKQMLPRVNFSPILATELGPRTAPSNNNSPCSPKEYIIMPRDRNYTNDAPLSANHMSSNSAAYSAEPKQQVYQSRRLSSSANSDVLTICAGTQTDTFIPSPPRNSLPPVVYSDIDVSNLANKSDLAALVSLLESMRQEQQQLRNLCELLLKQQQRTKPEAISVASRTTASQCDILTTNNGRRISPIIQDYIAEEEEPLPSHQARVIPQFQSPRPNSPMAQSTAYRANTPQGKRIPQLAKPNTEKSLVMNELALKYLRQPVDELMKDMRLGASPKSPNPEPLRQIDNLAHSQSPNDISNASYKYLKKYRLLPEEQMEHARPQSPMVASASSPRMQLDLENIRNQPKLL; encoded by the exons ATGTTTGTGCCCGAAACGGAGGATATGCTGCCCAGGTCGGCGCCCAGACCAAGTGCAGCGGTGCCCATGGGCCACAACAACGAAATCGTTCGGCCCACTGTGCCGGAGGTGTCCATATTGTTTGGCCAGCCGCCACAGGATCAACAGACGcagatgcagcagcagcagcagccgcaacTGGAGCCATCTCCTCGAGCTCCACCCACTTTCGCGTCCTGGAAGAAGCAGATGCTGCCCCGGGTCAACTTCTCGCCCATCCTGGCCACGGAACTGGGACCCAGAACTGCGCCAAGCAATAACAATAGCCCGTGCTCCCCAAAGGAGTACATCATAATGCCCAGAGATCGCAACTACACAAACGATGCACCACTGAGTGCCAATCACATGTCCAGTAACTCGGCGGCGTATAGTGCCGAGCCCAAGCAGCAGGTCTATCAATCCCGCCGCTTGTCAAGCTCAGCCAACTCTGATGTCCTGACGATTTGTGCTGGCACACAGACCGACACCTTTATTCCATCGCCCCCGCGGAACTCGTTGCCCCCGGTGGTCTACTCCGACATAGATGTCAGCAACCTGGCCAACAAGAGTGATCTGGCGGCACTGGTGTCCCTTTTGGAGTCCATGCGGCAGGAACAACAGCAGCTGAGGAATCTCTGCGAGTTGCTACTGAAGCAACAGCAGCGGACGAAACCCGAAGCCATTTCCGTAGCCAGCAGGACAACTGCCAGCCAATGTGATATTTTGACTACCAACAATG GCAGACGAATATCTCCAATCATACAGGATTACATAGCCGAGGAGGAGGAACCACTGCCTTCGCACCAAGCTCGCGTGATCCCCCAATTCCAGTCTCCTCGACCCAATTCGCCAATGGCTCAATCTACGGCCTACCGGGCCAATACGCCACAGGGCAAACGGATTCCCCAACTGGCCAAGCCAAACACCGAGAAAAGCTTGGTGATGAACGAGCTGGCCTTGAAGTACTTGCGCCAACCCGTCGACGAACTGATGAAGGATATGCGCCTGGGCGCATCGCCGAAGTCACCTAATCCCGAACCGCTGCGCCAGATCGACAATCTCGCTCACTCACAGAGTCCCAACGACATTTCAAATGCTTCGTACAAGTACCTCAAGAAATATCGCCTGCTGCCAGAGGAGCAAATGGAACACGCTCGCCCCCAATCTCCGATGGTGGCGTCTGCCTCTTCGCCGCGTATGCAGCTGGACCTGGAGAACATCAGGAACCAGCCGAAGCTGCTGTGA
- the LOC119549500 gene encoding uncharacterized protein LOC119549500, which yields MDFKYHNKDVVLEIKGSDALFHNTSILDVLKSLKELSEPAGDANSGPRVPKRRREEEEPKTPEKKGRKLSFDDVGFQQSNSFEELEASGSSQSPSSLIIRGAGGRLSTTQGDYGQFSQGVLAKLSMFLRFTSALVPPLVRPAPIGQIIPPEFNLVCD from the exons ATGGATTTTAAGTACCATAACAAAGATGTTGTGCTCGAGATCAAGGGATCGGACGCGCTCTTTCACAACACCTCCATTTTGGACGTTTTGAAGTCTCTGAAGGAATTGTCCGAGCCAGCCGGAGATGCAAATTCTGGCCCAAGAGTCCCCAAGAGACGGAGGGAAGAAGAAGAG CCTAAGACACCCGAAAAAAAAGGACGGAAACTAAGTTTCGACGACGTGGGCTTCCAGCAATCGAACTCATTCGAGGAGCTGGAGGCCAGTGGCTCCAGCCAGTCACCATCCTCACTCATCATTCGAGGAGCTGGAGGCCGACTGTCAACCACACAGGGTGACTACGGTCAGTTCTCACAGGGTGTACTGGCCAAGCTATCGATGTTTCTGCGTTTTACGTCAGCTCTAGTCCCACCTCTAGTACGCCCAGCTCCAATTGGACAGATTATCCCGCCCGAATTTAATTTAGTCTGCGACTAG
- the LOC119549920 gene encoding uncharacterized protein LOC119549920 isoform X1 yields the protein MFVPETEDMLPRSAPRPSAAVPMGHNNEIVRPTVPEVSILFGQPPQDQQTQMQQQQQPQLEPSPRAPPTFASWKKQMLPRVNFSPILATELGPRTAPSNNNSPCSPKEYIIMPRDRNYTNDAPLSANHMSSNSAAYSAEPKQQVYQSRRLSSSANSDVLTICAGTQTDTFIPSPPRNSLPPVVYSDIDVSNLANKSDLAALVSLLESMRQEQQQLRNLCELLLKQQQRTKPEAISVASRTTASQCDILTTNNAGRRISPIIQDYIAEEEEPLPSHQARVIPQFQSPRPNSPMAQSTAYRANTPQGKRIPQLAKPNTEKSLVMNELALKYLRQPVDELMKDMRLGASPKSPNPEPLRQIDNLAHSQSPNDISNASYKYLKKYRLLPEEQMEHARPQSPMVASASSPRMQLDLENIRNQPKLL from the exons ATGTTTGTGCCCGAAACGGAGGATATGCTGCCCAGGTCGGCGCCCAGACCAAGTGCAGCGGTGCCCATGGGCCACAACAACGAAATCGTTCGGCCCACTGTGCCGGAGGTGTCCATATTGTTTGGCCAGCCGCCACAGGATCAACAGACGcagatgcagcagcagcagcagccgcaacTGGAGCCATCTCCTCGAGCTCCACCCACTTTCGCGTCCTGGAAGAAGCAGATGCTGCCCCGGGTCAACTTCTCGCCCATCCTGGCCACGGAACTGGGACCCAGAACTGCGCCAAGCAATAACAATAGCCCGTGCTCCCCAAAGGAGTACATCATAATGCCCAGAGATCGCAACTACACAAACGATGCACCACTGAGTGCCAATCACATGTCCAGTAACTCGGCGGCGTATAGTGCCGAGCCCAAGCAGCAGGTCTATCAATCCCGCCGCTTGTCAAGCTCAGCCAACTCTGATGTCCTGACGATTTGTGCTGGCACACAGACCGACACCTTTATTCCATCGCCCCCGCGGAACTCGTTGCCCCCGGTGGTCTACTCCGACATAGATGTCAGCAACCTGGCCAACAAGAGTGATCTGGCGGCACTGGTGTCCCTTTTGGAGTCCATGCGGCAGGAACAACAGCAGCTGAGGAATCTCTGCGAGTTGCTACTGAAGCAACAGCAGCGGACGAAACCCGAAGCCATTTCCGTAGCCAGCAGGACAACTGCCAGCCAATGTGATATTTTGACTACCAACAATG CAGGCAGACGAATATCTCCAATCATACAGGATTACATAGCCGAGGAGGAGGAACCACTGCCTTCGCACCAAGCTCGCGTGATCCCCCAATTCCAGTCTCCTCGACCCAATTCGCCAATGGCTCAATCTACGGCCTACCGGGCCAATACGCCACAGGGCAAACGGATTCCCCAACTGGCCAAGCCAAACACCGAGAAAAGCTTGGTGATGAACGAGCTGGCCTTGAAGTACTTGCGCCAACCCGTCGACGAACTGATGAAGGATATGCGCCTGGGCGCATCGCCGAAGTCACCTAATCCCGAACCGCTGCGCCAGATCGACAATCTCGCTCACTCACAGAGTCCCAACGACATTTCAAATGCTTCGTACAAGTACCTCAAGAAATATCGCCTGCTGCCAGAGGAGCAAATGGAACACGCTCGCCCCCAATCTCCGATGGTGGCGTCTGCCTCTTCGCCGCGTATGCAGCTGGACCTGGAGAACATCAGGAACCAGCCGAAGCTGCTGTGA